From a single Plutella xylostella chromosome 5, ilPluXylo3.1, whole genome shotgun sequence genomic region:
- the LOC105387428 gene encoding low-density lipoprotein receptor isoform X8: MAPHWKTVCLAILYLITSAQSSLYDDDYDTYTKAYDYKTSESRTCTASEFRCKTGRCIPATWRCDNEKDCSDGSDEEPGTCTPQRVTCPEHKFVCATGHCIPASWHCDDAPDCADGSDEHNCDETCRSDEFTCGNGKCIQQRWICDGDDDCGDGSDEVKCPAPTCQPSTHFACHEGHCISARWRCDGDSDCPDGSDEMGCATTPKVTSPCTSQEFECHDRITCVHKAWVCDGDRDCPDGGDEVAEICRGNVTCRLDQFQCKDHSCIPGALYCNGDKDCPDGSDELNCTKPKPVCDKKTEFDCGQGMCIPLSKVCDKKPDCPNFEDEPRGRCGENECAKGNGGCTQKCVDTPVGYYCDCEKGYKLIDNRTCEDVDECMDPGACSQMCINEKGTFKCECHAGYARDPRDRTRCKATEGHPSLLFARRFDIRKISLDHHEMVAIVNDTKSATALDYVFRTGMIFWSDVTDEKIYKAPIDEGSQRTVVIGDQLITSDGLAVDWIYNHLYWTDTGKNHIELSDLQGNMRKVLIRDRLEEPRAIALNPLDGWMYWTDWGNTPKIERAGLDGSHRQTVVSYDVKWPNGLTLDLVRKRVYWVDAKMNTISSCDYDGSARRVVLYSTDVLRHPFSITTFEDSVYWTDWDKAAVYRANKFNGKNIEAITSTHTLQNPMVIHVYHPYRQPDGVNHCAAVNGHCSHLCLPAPRIGPHSPKVSCACPTGLRLLPDNQMCVEDNATVKPEVDVQNTTVVPIRIVNIEEKPVTSVPEPPKTGTGISSSGRDAGVVAGIVVAVISGVIILAGLIAVVMYRHYVHRNVTSMNFDNPVYRKTTEEQFALEKNGYAPGSKLYPSTVGEEAQEPLNTPGTNEFV, translated from the exons CTCCGCAGCGCGTGACGTGTCCGGAGCACAAGTTCGTGTGTGCCACCGGCCACTGCATCCCGGCGTCGTGGCATTGCGACGACGCGCCCGACTGCGCTGACGGCTCCGACGAACACAACTGTG ATGAGACTTGCCGTTCGGATGAGTTCACTTGTGGCAACGGGAAGTGTATCCAGCAGCGGTGGATCTGTGACGGTGATGATGACTGCGGGGACGGGTCCGATGAGGTCAAGTGTCCGGCTCCGACCTGCCAGCCGAGCACCCACTTCGCGTGCCATGAAGGTCACTGCATctccgctagatggcgctgtgaCGGCGACAGCGACTGTCCCGATGGAAGTGATGAAATG GGTTGCGCAACAACACCAAAGGTAACCTCACCATGCACATCGCAAGAGTTCGAGTGCCACGACCGGATCACTTGCGTGCACAAGGCCTGGGTCTGCGACGGTGACCGAGACTGCCCCGATGGGGGGGACGAAGTGGCCGAGATATGCCGAGGCAACGTCACCTGCAGACTGGACCAGTTCCAGTGCAAGGATCATAGCTGTATTCCTGGCGCGCTGTATTGTAATGGAGATAAGGACTGTCCGGATGGCAGTGATGAGTTGAATTGCA CCAAACCAAAGCCAGTCTGCGACAAGAAGACAGAATTCGACTGCGGCCAGGGCATGTGCATCCCTCTCTCCAAGGTCTGCGACAAGAAGCCAGACTGCCCCAACTTCGAGGACGAGCCCCGAGGCAGGTGTGGGGAGAACGAGTGTGCGAAGGGCAATGGAGGATGCACGCAGAAGTGTGTGGATACCCCTGTCGGCTACTACTGCGACTGCGAGAAGGGGTACAAGCTGATTGATAACAGGACTTGTGAAG ACGTGGACGAGTGCATGGACCCGGGCGCGTGCTCGCAGATGTGCATCAACGAGAAGGGCACGTTCAAGTGCGAGTGCCACGCCGGCTACGCACGGGACCCACGCGACAGGACCCGTTGCAAGGCTACCGAAG GTCACCCATCCCTGCTGTTCGCCCGCCGCTTCGACATCCGCAAGATCAGCCTCGACCACCACGAGATGGTGGCCATCGTCAACGACACCAAGTCTGCGACTGCGCTCGACTATGTGTTCAGAACCGGCATGATCTTCTGGAGTGACGTCACGGATGAGAAAATTTACAA AGCCCCAATCGACGAAGGCAGCCAACGCACCGTGGTCATAGGCGACCAGCTCATAACCTCAGACGGTCTGGCCGTGGACTGGATCTACAACCACCTGTACTGGACCGACACTGGCAAGAACCACATCGAGCTGTCGGACCTGCAGGGCAACATGAGGAAGGTGCTGATACGGGACCGCTTGGAGGAGCCTAGGGCTATCGCGCTGAATCCTCTGGATGG ATGGATGTACTGGACCGACTGGGGCAACACGCCCAAGATCGAGCGCGCCGGGCTCGACGGCTCTCACCGGCAGACCGTCGTGTCGTACGACGTCAAGTGGCCCAATGGACTCACGCTGGACCTGGTCAGGAAACGCGTTTACTGG GTGGACGCAAAAATGAACACAATATCGTCCTGCGACTACGACGGCTCGGCGCGGCGGGTGGTTCTCTACTCGACCGACGTGCTTCGACACCCGTTCTCCATCACCACCTTCGAGGACTCAGTCTACTGGACCGACTGGGACAAGGCCGCCGTCTACAGAGCCAACAAGTTTAATGGGAAGAATATTGAGGCGATTACTTCTACGCATACG CTGCAAAACCCAATGGTGATCCACGTGTACCATCCGTACCGGCAACCGGACGGCGTGAACCACTGCGCGGCCGTCAACGGTCACTGCTCCCACCTCTGCCTGCCCGCGCCCAGGATAGGGCCACACTCGCCGAAGGTGTCCTGTGCATGCCCCACCGGCCTCCGCCTGCTGCCCGACAACCAGATGTGCGTCGAAGACA ATGCTACTGTTAAACCTGAAGTGGACGTGCAAAACACGACAGTGGTTCCTATAAGAATTGTAAACATTGAAGAGAAACCCGTTACTA GTGTTCCCGAGCCGCCCAAGACTGGTACTGGGATCTCGAGTAGCGGCCGAGACGCCGGCGTGGTGGCTGGCATCGTCGTTGCTGTCATCTCTGGAGTCATCATCTTGGCTGGACTG ATCGCGGTGGTGATGTACCGTCACTACGTGCACAGGAACGTGACGTCAATGAACTTCGACAACCCTGTGTACCGGAAGACCACTGAGGAACAGTTCGCCCTAGAGAAGAATGGATACGCGCCCGGCAGCAAACTATATCCGAGCACCGTTGGAGAAGAG GCCCAAGAACCACTTAACACTCCTGGGACAAATGAATTCGTATAG
- the LOC105387428 gene encoding low-density lipoprotein receptor isoform X7 translates to MAPHWKTVCLAILYLITSAQSSLYDDDYDTYTKAYDYKTSESRTCTASEFRCKTGRCIPATWRCDNEKDCSDGSDEEPGTCKVESCGPEEFTCRGKPGECVPLTWMCDDNPDCSDGSDEKACSKDETCRSDEFTCGNGKCIQQRWICDGDDDCGDGSDEVKCPAPTCQPSTHFACHEGHCISARWRCDGDSDCPDGSDEMGCATTPKVTSPCTSQEFECHDRITCVHKAWVCDGDRDCPDGGDEVAEICRGNVTCRLDQFQCKDHSCIPGALYCNGDKDCPDGSDELNCTKPKPVCDKKTEFDCGQGMCIPLSKVCDKKPDCPNFEDEPRGRCGENECAKGNGGCTQKCVDTPVGYYCDCEKGYKLIDNRTCEDVDECMDPGACSQMCINEKGTFKCECHAGYARDPRDRTRCKATEGHPSLLFARRFDIRKISLDHHEMVAIVNDTKSATALDYVFRTGMIFWSDVTDEKIYKAPIDEGSQRTVVIGDQLITSDGLAVDWIYNHLYWTDTGKNHIELSDLQGNMRKVLIRDRLEEPRAIALNPLDGWMYWTDWGNTPKIERAGLDGSHRQTVVSYDVKWPNGLTLDLVRKRVYWVDAKMNTISSCDYDGSARRVVLYSTDVLRHPFSITTFEDSVYWTDWDKAAVYRANKFNGKNIEAITSTHTLQNPMVIHVYHPYRQPDGVNHCAAVNGHCSHLCLPAPRIGPHSPKVSCACPTGLRLLPDNQMCVEDNATVKPEVDVQNTTVVPIRIVNIEEKPVTSVPEPPKTGTGISSSGRDAGVVAGIVVAVISGVIILAGLIAVVMYRHYVHRNVTSMNFDNPVYRKTTEEQFALEKNGYAPGSKLYPSTVGEEAQEPLNTPGTNEFV, encoded by the exons AAGTGGAGAGTTGCGGCCCTGAGGAGTTCACGTGCAGGGGAAAGCCGGGCGAGTGCGTCCCGCTGACCTGGATGTGTGACGACAACCCCGACTGTTCCGACGGATCTGATGAGAAAGCATGCAGTAAGG ATGAGACTTGCCGTTCGGATGAGTTCACTTGTGGCAACGGGAAGTGTATCCAGCAGCGGTGGATCTGTGACGGTGATGATGACTGCGGGGACGGGTCCGATGAGGTCAAGTGTCCGGCTCCGACCTGCCAGCCGAGCACCCACTTCGCGTGCCATGAAGGTCACTGCATctccgctagatggcgctgtgaCGGCGACAGCGACTGTCCCGATGGAAGTGATGAAATG GGTTGCGCAACAACACCAAAGGTAACCTCACCATGCACATCGCAAGAGTTCGAGTGCCACGACCGGATCACTTGCGTGCACAAGGCCTGGGTCTGCGACGGTGACCGAGACTGCCCCGATGGGGGGGACGAAGTGGCCGAGATATGCCGAGGCAACGTCACCTGCAGACTGGACCAGTTCCAGTGCAAGGATCATAGCTGTATTCCTGGCGCGCTGTATTGTAATGGAGATAAGGACTGTCCGGATGGCAGTGATGAGTTGAATTGCA CCAAACCAAAGCCAGTCTGCGACAAGAAGACAGAATTCGACTGCGGCCAGGGCATGTGCATCCCTCTCTCCAAGGTCTGCGACAAGAAGCCAGACTGCCCCAACTTCGAGGACGAGCCCCGAGGCAGGTGTGGGGAGAACGAGTGTGCGAAGGGCAATGGAGGATGCACGCAGAAGTGTGTGGATACCCCTGTCGGCTACTACTGCGACTGCGAGAAGGGGTACAAGCTGATTGATAACAGGACTTGTGAAG ACGTGGACGAGTGCATGGACCCGGGCGCGTGCTCGCAGATGTGCATCAACGAGAAGGGCACGTTCAAGTGCGAGTGCCACGCCGGCTACGCACGGGACCCACGCGACAGGACCCGTTGCAAGGCTACCGAAG GTCACCCATCCCTGCTGTTCGCCCGCCGCTTCGACATCCGCAAGATCAGCCTCGACCACCACGAGATGGTGGCCATCGTCAACGACACCAAGTCTGCGACTGCGCTCGACTATGTGTTCAGAACCGGCATGATCTTCTGGAGTGACGTCACGGATGAGAAAATTTACAA AGCCCCAATCGACGAAGGCAGCCAACGCACCGTGGTCATAGGCGACCAGCTCATAACCTCAGACGGTCTGGCCGTGGACTGGATCTACAACCACCTGTACTGGACCGACACTGGCAAGAACCACATCGAGCTGTCGGACCTGCAGGGCAACATGAGGAAGGTGCTGATACGGGACCGCTTGGAGGAGCCTAGGGCTATCGCGCTGAATCCTCTGGATGG ATGGATGTACTGGACCGACTGGGGCAACACGCCCAAGATCGAGCGCGCCGGGCTCGACGGCTCTCACCGGCAGACCGTCGTGTCGTACGACGTCAAGTGGCCCAATGGACTCACGCTGGACCTGGTCAGGAAACGCGTTTACTGG GTGGACGCAAAAATGAACACAATATCGTCCTGCGACTACGACGGCTCGGCGCGGCGGGTGGTTCTCTACTCGACCGACGTGCTTCGACACCCGTTCTCCATCACCACCTTCGAGGACTCAGTCTACTGGACCGACTGGGACAAGGCCGCCGTCTACAGAGCCAACAAGTTTAATGGGAAGAATATTGAGGCGATTACTTCTACGCATACG CTGCAAAACCCAATGGTGATCCACGTGTACCATCCGTACCGGCAACCGGACGGCGTGAACCACTGCGCGGCCGTCAACGGTCACTGCTCCCACCTCTGCCTGCCCGCGCCCAGGATAGGGCCACACTCGCCGAAGGTGTCCTGTGCATGCCCCACCGGCCTCCGCCTGCTGCCCGACAACCAGATGTGCGTCGAAGACA ATGCTACTGTTAAACCTGAAGTGGACGTGCAAAACACGACAGTGGTTCCTATAAGAATTGTAAACATTGAAGAGAAACCCGTTACTA GTGTTCCCGAGCCGCCCAAGACTGGTACTGGGATCTCGAGTAGCGGCCGAGACGCCGGCGTGGTGGCTGGCATCGTCGTTGCTGTCATCTCTGGAGTCATCATCTTGGCTGGACTG ATCGCGGTGGTGATGTACCGTCACTACGTGCACAGGAACGTGACGTCAATGAACTTCGACAACCCTGTGTACCGGAAGACCACTGAGGAACAGTTCGCCCTAGAGAAGAATGGATACGCGCCCGGCAGCAAACTATATCCGAGCACCGTTGGAGAAGAG GCCCAAGAACCACTTAACACTCCTGGGACAAATGAATTCGTATAG